CCATCGCGCGAAGCGGACAGCGCGTGAGCACCCTGGTGACCTATCTCAACGACGTGCCGGACGGCGGGCAGACCGTCTTCCCGCAACTCGGCCTGGCGTTCTCGCCGATCCGGGGCAACGCCTGCTACTTCGAATATGGCGACGACGGAGGGCGCGTCGATGCGCGCTGCCTGCACGCCAGCGCGACCGTGGACCGCGGCGAGAAGTGGGTCATGACCAAGTGGATGCGCGAGCGCCGGTTCGTGGCGGCTAGGTGACGGCAGCGAGCAGGCTGGCCACGCCCAGTCCCACCGCGGCCAACGCGTCGCCGGCGATCAGGCCGCCGCCGAACAGGGAGGCGCTGCTCATGTCCTGTGGCGCGTCCCCGCGCGCGGGTGCGCGGGCGGCCCACAGGCTGCCGGCCACGCCCCCCGCAGCAAACCACAGCGACGCCGACAGCGGCACGAAGCCGCCGAACGACAGCGCATACGGCGACGGCAGCACGATCGCGTCGAGCACGAAGCCGCGCGGCCGGATCCACTTGCGCAGGCCCTCGATCACGAGGCCCGCGGCGATTCCGATGCCGATCGCCGTGCGCTGGTAAGGCACGTCGTCGGTGAGGCTGCGCAGCACGCCGACGAACTTGTAGGTCATGGCCGAGGTCCAGCCGCCCGGCTGCTGATCGGCCTTCAGCACCGTCTGGTCCTGCAGCAGAACCGGGTAGGCCGCCATGAACAGGCCCGCGAACACCACCGCGAGCACGGCGCCCACCACGATGCCCATCACCTGGTAGCGGAACTGCAGCGTGCGCGAGCTGCCGAGCCTCCAGCCCGTGGAGCGGTCCTGCTGCATGTCGCAGGCCACGCCCGTGGCCATGAGCAGCACCGCGCCGGCCATCAGCCCCACCGTGGGGTCGCGCAGTCCGAGCGCGGCGAGGATGACGACGGTCACGACGAATGCCGACGAGATCGGATTTGAATCGCTCACGCCCACCGAGATCCCGTTGACCAGCGCGAAGACGAACACCAGCGCCACGGCCACCACCAGATAGAACACCGGCTGCGCCAGCAGCCAATGCCCGCAGGCCACGGTGGCGGCGCCCCAGAACAGCACCCAGAGCGCGAGACCGCGCGTGACCCCGGGCCTGGGCATCTCGTCAGGCGCTGCGGCCTGCCGCCGTGCGCCCGGCAGTGCCCGCCGGAAGATCAGCGCCATGTCCAGGATCGCCGCGCCCATGATCGTGCCCAGCGCGATGAGGAACATGACCTTGCGCGGCGCGTCGTCCGCCTGCAGCCAGCCGGCCGAGACGAACCACGGCTTGAGCGCCAGTCCGATGAGGCCTCCGGTCAGCGCCGGGACGCCGATGCGCGCGCCCACCACCAGCCCCGCGCCCAGGGTCGATGCCGACATGCCGATGGCGCCCAGCACCGCCAGCCGCGCGGTGGCCAGCCCCGCCACCAGCCCGATGCCCATGCCGCCGCCGAGCTGCTTGACCGAGCGCCGCAGCAACGCCGGATCGGTCAGCGCGCGCAGGATGTTGGCCACGGCCAGCCCCGACGGATAGGTCAGCCGCATGCGTTCCACCAGCACCGGCGTGTAGAGCATGCCCACGCCCGCGCCCAGCATGCCGATGCAGCCCAGGTACAGCATCAGCTGCCATGCCGGCGGCTGCGGCATGCCCATCCATGCCATGGCCTGCAGCAGCACGCCCAGTCCGCTCATGGCGGCCACCGAGGCGGCCGCCGTCTGGATGTAGTTGGCGCCGTGCCGTCCGCTCGCGCCGTAGCCCGCCGTCACGGCCGAGCCCAGCAGGCCGGCGAGCACCTGGCCGCCGACGAAAAAGCCGAGCGAGAAGTTCATGTAGGCCGCCGTCACGCCGGCCAGCGGCCCCAGCACGAGGGCACCCGCGGCCACCAGCAGCAGGTGGTAGCGCCAGCTGCCCTCGGCCGGCAACCAGCGCCGGCGGGCTCGCGGGGAGGCTTGCGAGGGCGGCATCAGGCGGCCGTGTCGAATTCGAGTTCGCGTTCGTAGAGGTGCAGCGGCTGGGGCCGTCCGAACAGGTAGCCCTGGCACACGCGGCAGCCGTGGCGCTCGAGGAAGTCGCGCTGCGCCTGTGTTTCCACGCCCTCGGCCACGATCTGGAGCTCGAGGTTGCGCGCCATGCCGATGATCGTCTGGATGATCAGCTCCACCTTCGGGTTCAGGCC
Above is a window of Variovorax sp. PMC12 DNA encoding:
- a CDS encoding OPT/YSL family transporter, whose amino-acid sequence is MPPSQASPRARRRWLPAEGSWRYHLLLVAAGALVLGPLAGVTAAYMNFSLGFFVGGQVLAGLLGSAVTAGYGASGRHGANYIQTAAASVAAMSGLGVLLQAMAWMGMPQPPAWQLMLYLGCIGMLGAGVGMLYTPVLVERMRLTYPSGLAVANILRALTDPALLRRSVKQLGGGMGIGLVAGLATARLAVLGAIGMSASTLGAGLVVGARIGVPALTGGLIGLALKPWFVSAGWLQADDAPRKVMFLIALGTIMGAAILDMALIFRRALPGARRQAAAPDEMPRPGVTRGLALWVLFWGAATVACGHWLLAQPVFYLVVAVALVFVFALVNGISVGVSDSNPISSAFVVTVVILAALGLRDPTVGLMAGAVLLMATGVACDMQQDRSTGWRLGSSRTLQFRYQVMGIVVGAVLAVVFAGLFMAAYPVLLQDQTVLKADQQPGGWTSAMTYKFVGVLRSLTDDVPYQRTAIGIGIAAGLVIEGLRKWIRPRGFVLDAIVLPSPYALSFGGFVPLSASLWFAAGGVAGSLWAARAPARGDAPQDMSSASLFGGGLIAGDALAAVGLGVASLLAAVT